One Helianthus annuus cultivar XRQ/B chromosome 12, HanXRQr2.0-SUNRISE, whole genome shotgun sequence genomic region harbors:
- the LOC110892992 gene encoding uncharacterized protein LOC110892992 — MMLFKVDFEKAFDSISWEFMESVLAQMGFPGLWRKWVMGILKTARSSILVNGSPTAEFEIQRGVRQGDPLSPLLFILAMEALHIATESAVNCNIFKGITTPVSRPTVSHLLYADDVLFVGEWSEENFHNLARLLRCFHLSSGLKVNFSKSRVFGVGVGNGQVSEMATIVGCEKGLLPLSYLGSPVGSNMGLVISTYYFSLFSAPVHVIKYLEKVRRQFLWGGCLEKNKMCWVPWFKVVAPKKQGGLGIGSLASMNKAMMVKWIVKFRNEFTHLWARVIMAIHGRNRNYPSIPVMNSISGVWKNIVQLGKGANLNLSDVESRLEVQLGCGNKTFFWLDKWAGDFLLKEQFPPLFALQSDKRCLVQHRYTMSDGSINWTWGGESPISLSEIANMWEDCVNRLQTVQINMKSDRWLWKQDQDREEFRVGNLCSELDAISMLPENTGS, encoded by the exons ATGATGTTATTCAAGGTGGACTTTGAGAAAGCGTTTGACTCGATTAGTTGGGAATTCATGGAATCGGTTCTAGCTCAGATGGGATTTCCGGGTCTTTGGAGAAAATGGGTTATGGGTATACTTAAAACAGCTAGAAGTTCGATCCTGGTCAACGGGTCACCAACTGCGGAATTTGAAATTCAAAGGGGGGTGAGACAAGGTGATCCATTATCTCCTCTCTTATTTATATTGGCGATGGAAGCATTGCACATAGCAACGGAAAGTGCGGTCAATTGTAACATATTCAAAGGTATTACAACACCGGTTTCGCGTCCAACAGTCTCACATCTTCTATATGCAGACGACGTTCTCTTTGTAGGTGAATGGTCTGAAGAGAATTTCCATAATCTTGCAAGACTTCTTAGATGTTTCCACTTATCTTCGGGCCTAAAAGTCAATTTTTCAAAGAGTAGAGTGTTTGGTGTGGGTGTGGGAAACGGACAAGTCTCGGAGATGGCCACAATAGTCGGATGTGAAAAAGGCTTGTTACCATTATCCTATCTAGGATCGCCGGTTGGTTCTAACATGGGATTG GTAATCTCAACTTACTATTTCTCTTTATTTAGTGCTCCGGTTCATGTCATTAAATATTTAGAGAAAGTAAGGCGTCAATTTTTATGGGGAGGTTGTTTGGAAAAGAATAAGATGTGTTGGGTACCATGGTTCAAAGTCGTGGCACCTAAAAAACAGGGTGGGTTGGGCATTGGCAGCTTGGCTTCAATGAACAAAGCTATGATGGTGAAGTGGATAGTAAAATTTAGAAATGAATTTACACACCTATGGGCGAGGGTTATAATGGCAATTCACGGTAGAAACCGAAATTACCCGTCTATTCCAGTGATGAATTCGATAAGCGGGGTTTGGAAGAACATAGTACAGTTAGGTAAGGGTGCAAATCTGAACTTGTCTGATGTAGAGAGCAGGTTGGAGGTACAATTGGGTTGCGGAAACAAAACCTTTTTCTGGTTGGATAAATGGGCAGgtgattttttattaaaagaacaATTTCCTCCTCTCTTCGCGCTGCAATCAGATAAGAGATGCTTGGTTCAGCATCGATATACAATGTCGGATGGGTCTATTAACTGGACGTGGGGTGGCGAGTCCCCGATTTCTCTTTCGGAGATAGCTAATATGTGGGAGGACTGTGTTAATAGGCTGCAAACGGTTCAAATAAACATGAAATCTGATCGATGGCTATGGAAACAAGATCAAGACAGAGAAGAATTCAGGGTGGGCAATCTTTGTTCAGAATTAGATGCGATTAGCATGCTTCCAGAAAACACAGGTTCTTAG
- the LOC110892991 gene encoding uncharacterized protein LOC110892991, whose translation MWDHIDGTPTPDKEAVDYSSWKKIDAVVLQWIYGTLSSDLLVHVLEDKSTAFEAWKRFENLFLNNKGSRASALQHGLTNLTLSAMPDLDSYCQRICDLMDQLAVVDNPPTPKEFSTQFAAYRVKTTLPPPASPSVFPNRRLLLTNSRPRRVGLWLMKTSHHRL comes from the coding sequence ATGTGGGACCACATCGACGGCACGCCAACCCCTGACAAAGAAGCTGTCGATTACTCTTCTTGGAAGAAAATCGATGCAGTCGTGTTGCAATGGATATATGGGACGCTCTCCAGCGATCTTCTCGTCCATGTTTTGGAAGATAAATCCACTGCCTTTGAAGCATGGAAGCGGTTTGAAAACTTGTTCTTGAACAATAAAGGCTCTCGAGCCTCAGCCCTCCAACACGGACTCACAAACCTCACCCTCTCCGCCATGCCAGATCTTGACTCCTACTGTCAAAGAATCTGTGACCTCATGGACCAACTTGCTGTTGTGGATAACCCACCAACACCCAAAGAATTCTCTACTCAGTTTGCGGCCTATCGCGTGAAAACGACACTCCCACCTCCAGCCTCACCTAGTGTCTTCCCTAATAGGAGACTGCTATTGACCAACTCCAGGCCGAGGCGCGTCGGATTGTGGCTCATGAAAACCTCCCACCATCGCCTCTAG
- the LOC110892989 gene encoding glutamate receptor 2.7 produces the protein MTASDLIDTHKVEAILGLQTLEEVLSVGEIVSKAQIPALSLLDSVPRWALDRFSFLVQASPSQFAQMKAFIAILEYCGWNSFTFIYEDINSASTLITPHLMEAIKESGVHMSSIVRLSSLSSFSSSSLLGELGRINTKPCRVFLLHASLEMGIHIFQNAKSLGMMERGYVWITTNLITDLLHTVNSSVFSTMEGVVGLGSSFPEQDSQFHDFSAKFQKKFKTEQPEEETNIPGIFAVEAYDATWTLALALSRKNMSGQTLLDELSSISLTGITGEVQLINRQSIESHIFQLVNVIGKYYRQLGFWSEGHGFSEVINDRVIYSTSLQNLGHIFWPGKPLHTPRGWSIPTNVKPLRVGVPTMAVFKEFVDVKYDHDDHSFTITGYSIELFEETVKRLPYYLPYEFYPFTGSYDSLVKQVYLKNFDAVIGDVSVVSSRYQYAEFTHPFTETGLMMVVPITPYHQQWLFVKPFTFGMWIITILFNIYNALVIYLIERKHSPELQGSVMNQTGILLSLAFTRTFSKNSDEVHSNLTRMTTVAWIFAAIIIGQCYTASLTSMLTIRRLKPQVTDYEALKNSNAVVGYSKGSHVARYLEDVLGFKSENLRNFTSPEEYAYALKNRHIAAVFLETPLTKLFLAKYCKSFTTAGTTFRDGGFGFVLPKGSPMVPDFTKALLNVSESGTLRDLEKRMLGSEECVDQDTIHDEYGSLGLSTFWSLFLLTGGTSTVALATYVIISLRQYYQREDISPITIISDIRYIMYRRKRLSRKVSDLESPNTLEMT, from the exons ATGACGG CCTCAGATCTTATTGATACACATAAAGTGGAGGCAATTTTGGGACTACAGACCTTGGAAGAGGTTCTTTCAGTTGGAGAGATTGTTAGTAAAGCTCAAATTCCAGCATTATCTCTTCTTGATTCGGTTCCTCGATGGGCACTAGATCGTTTTTCCTTTCTTGTTCAAGCCTCACCTTCTCAGTTTGCTCAAATGAAAGCTTTCATTGCAATTTTGGAATATTGTGGATGGAATAGCTTTACTTTCATATACGAGGACATCAATTCAGCGTCCACTCTAATCACGCCTCATCTCATGGAAGCCATCAAAGAATCCGGTGTACATATGAGCAGTATTGTAAGGCTATCATCTttatcttctttttcttcttcttcattgcTGGGTGAACTTGGAAGGATTAATACAAAGCCATGTAGAGTATTTTTGCTTCATGCATCTTTGGAAATGGGCATCCACATTTTTCAAAATGCAAAAAGCTTAGGGATGATGGAAAGGGGCTATGTGTGGATAACAACAAATCTAATTACTGATCTTCTCCATACTGTGAATTCCTCTGTATTTTCTACAATGGAAGGCGTGGTTGGGCTAGGGAGTTCCTTCCCAGAACAGGACTCACAATTTCATGATTTTAGCGCAAAGTTTCAAAAAAAGTTCAAGACTgaacaacctgaagaagaaacCAACATTCCTGGGATTTTTGCGGTCGAGGCTTATGATGCTACATGGACTTTGGCCTTAGCTTTGAGCCGAAAGAACATGAGTGGGCAAACGTTACTGGATGAACTTTCATCAATATCTTTAACTGGCATCACCGGTGAAGTTCAGTTAATTAACCGACAATCCATTGAATCACATATATTCCAACTTGTCAATGTTATAGGAAAATACTATAGACAACTTGGGTTTTGGTCAGAAGGTCACGGTTTTTCTGAGGTTATTAACGATAGAGTTATTTATAGCACCTCTTTGCAAAATCTTGGTCACATTTTTTGGCCCGGTAAACCATTGCATACTCCAAGAGGATGGTCTATTCCTACAAATGTCAAACCATTGCGAGTTGGTGTGCCAACGATGGCTGTATTTAAAGAGTTTGTGGATGTGAAATATGATCATGATGATCATAGTTTTACTATCACTGGTTATTCAATTGAGCTTTTCGAAGAAACAGTCAAAAGGTTGCCATATTATTTGCCATATGAATTTTACCCCTTCACTGGTTCATATGATTCCCTAGTGAAGCAAGTTTATCTCAAG AACTTTGATGCAGTAATTGGTGACGTCTCAGTGGTGTCAAGCCGATATCAGTATGCTGAGTTCACACATCCTTTCACAGAAACAGGGTTGATGATGGTAGTACCCATCACACCATACCATCAACAATGGTTATTTGTGAAGCCTTTCACATTTGGCATGTGGATTATAACAATTCTTTTCAATATTTATAATGCCTTGGTGATATATTTGATTGAAAGGAAACACAGTCCTGAACTTCAAGGATCCGTTATGAATCAAACCGGAATTCTTCTATCTTTAGCCTTTACAAGAACATTCTCTAAAAACT CTGATGAAGTTCATAGCAATTTGACAAGAATGACTACAGTGGCATGGATCTTTGCTGCAATAATAATTGGTCAGTGTTATACAGCCAGCCTCACCAGTATGCTCACTATTAGAAGGTTGAAACCTCAAGTTACTGATTATGAGGCGTTGAAGAATTCAAATGCTGTTGTGGGGTACAGTAAAGGGTCACATGTGGCCAGGTATTTGGAAGATGTCTTGGGTTTCAAGAGTGAAAATCTAAGAAACTTTACTTCTCCAGAAGAATATGCTTATGCCCTTAAAAACAGACACATAGCAGCAGTTTTTCTTGAGACTCCTTTAACTAAACTATTTCTTGCCAAGTACTGCAAGAGCTTCACCACAGCCGGGACTACATTCAGGGATGGGGGATTTGGATTT GTACTTCCGAAAGGTTCTCCAATGGTTCCTGATTTTACAAAGGCGCTACTAAATGTGTCTGAAAGTGGCACTCTCCGAGATTTAGAGAAAAGAATGCTTGGTTCAGAGGAATGTGTAGATCAGGACACAATCCATGATGAATACGGAAGTTTGGGTCTTAGTACCTTCTGGTCACTTTTCCTTTTGACAGGTGGCACATCGACTGTTGCTCTTGCAACTTATGTGATTATTAGCTTGAGACAATACTACCAGAGGGAAGACATAAGTCCTATCACCATTATTTCAGACATTAGATACATTATGTATAGAAGGAAACGATTATCAAGGAAAGTCAGCGATTTAGAATCTCCAAACACACTAGAAATGACTTGA